A genomic stretch from Vanrija pseudolonga chromosome 6, complete sequence includes:
- the YDR541C_1 gene encoding Putative uncharacterized oxidoreductase — protein sequence MPALTPGSLVLVTGASGFMGTHTVGTLLDAGFAVRAAVRSADKGEHLKAEFPAHAERVSYAIVPDMSEPTAYDAAVVGVDAVVHLASPTDLMTPGPPSVIIQPAIDGVVNVLSAVQRFAPTVQRVVQMSSVGAIATVGKGSVPEPVTYTEADWNTEALEICEKEGAAAGPNFKYSASKIAAEKAFWDFIAERKPHWDGVALIPTYCVGPSNGFSATGGVAGPIAMVVPFLQPGIPDQALANSFDNFIDVRDVALAILKSLTLPQAGGERIILSADTLFGNDFAVVAGTLPNLPTGINKGNADPAYRASLAASSVVYDGHKAERVLGITYRKRDESIKDTFKAIRAKLAI from the exons atGCCAGCCCTCACCCCCGgctccctcgtcctcgtcaccggcGCCTCAGGCTTCATGGGCAC ccacacggtcggcacgctcctcgacgccggtttcgcggtgcgcgcggccgtgcgctccgccgacaagggcgagcacctcaaggccgagttccccgcgcacgccgagcgggtCAGCTATGCCATCGTGCCGGACATGAGCGAG ccaaCCGCctacgacgccgccgtcgtcggcgtcgatgccGTCGTGCACCTCGCGTCCCCGACCGACCTGATGACCCCCGGCCCGCCCTCGGTCATCATCCAGCCCGCgatcgacggcgtcgtcaaCGTCCTCTCGGCGGTACAGCGCTTCGCGCCGACCGTCCAGCGCGTGGTCCAGATGAGCTCGGTCGGCGCCATCGCGACCGTGGGCAAGGGCAGCGTGCCCGAGCCGGTCACGTACACCGAGGCTG ACTGGAACACGGAGGCCCTCGAGATCtgcgagaaggagggcgccgccgccggccccaaCTTCAAGTACTCTG CGTCCAAGAttgccgccgagaaggcgtTCTGGGACTTtatcgccgagcgcaagccgCACTGGGACGGCGTGGCGCTTATCCCGACTTAT TGCGTTGGCCCTTCGAACGGCTTCTCGGCCactggcggcgtcgctggcccCATTG CCATGGTCGTGCCCTTCCTCCAGCCTGGTATCCCGGACCAAGCGCTGGCCAACTCGTTTGACAACTTTATCGACGTCCGCGAcg TCGCCCTGGCCATCCTCAAGTCCCTCACGCTTCCTCAGGCGGGTGGCGAGCGCATCATCCTCTCCGCCGACACGCTCTTCGGCAACGACTTTGCAGTG GTCGCAGGCACGCTCCCCAACCTGCCCACTGGCATCAACAAGGGCAACGCCGACCCGGCGTACCGCGCCTCcctggccgcctcgagcgtcgTGTACGACGGGCacaaggccgagcgcgtgctcgggATCACGTAtcgcaagcgcgacgagtcgaTCAAGGACACGTTCAAGGCGAtccgcgccaagctcgccatcTAG
- the ecdD_4 gene encoding Major facilitator-type transporter ecdD yields MGKSINMPGGAVVSSNDAENDRVEAPVTFKAYMACAFASFGGIFFGFDSGYISGVLGMKYVISLYTGLPIPGPDASQEELDKFVLPASRNSLIVSILSAGTFFGAIIAGDLADHVGRRTTIIAGCGIFIVGIILQVASHGWQVLVAGRLVAGFGVGFVSAIIILYMSEIAPRKVRGALVSGYQFCITIGLLLASCVNYATENRRDTGSYRIPIGLQFAWALILAGGLFLLPESPRYFVKKGRTDKAAHALSRIRGQPEDSEYIQEELAEIVANHEYEKQLIPSDTYWSSWAACFSGGLRRPNSNLRLTILGTSMQMMQQWTGVNFIFYFGTVFFQSLGTIKNAFLISLITTLVNVCSTPLSFWTIERFGRRPLLIWGALGMLICEFIVGIIGTAKPNDTTVAKVQIAFICIYIFFFASTWGPGAWVVIGEIFPIPIRSRGVGLSTASNWLWNCIIAVITPYLVGKDKANLGSKVFFLWGALCTCCFVYAYFLVWETKGLTLEQVDRMMEEVGSPRHSAGWKPSARFAHGLAAEEKAMAPMQKEVAGGDYAGAGAYVPGGGAA; encoded by the exons ATGGG caaATCAATCAACA TGCCcggtggcgccgtcgtctcctCCAACGACGCTGAGAAtgaccgcgtcgaggcccCGGTCACATTCAAGGCCTACATGGCCTGTGCCTTTGCCTCGTTCGGTGGTATCTTCTTCGGTTTCGACTCTG GTTACATCTCCGGTGTGCTTGGCATGAAGTATGTCATCTCGCTCTACACTGGTCTCCCCATCCCCGGTCCCGACGCTTCccaggaggagctcgacaagTTTGTCCTCCCCGCGTCTCGCAACTCGCTCATCGTCTCGATCCTCTCGGCCGGTACCTTCTTCGGCGCCATCATTGCTGgtgacctcgccgaccacgTTGGTCGTCGTACTACCATCATTGCGGGCTGTGGCATCTTCATCGTCGGTATTATCCTCCAGGTCGCCTCGCACGGATGGCAGGTTCTTGTCGCcggccgtctcgtcgccggtTTCGGTGTCGGTTTCGTCTCGGCCATCATCATCCTCTACATGTCCGAGATTGCGCCCCGCAAGGTTCGTGGTGCCCTCGTCTCGGGTTACCAGTTCTGCATCACCATTGGTCTGCTGCTCGCCTCGTGTGTCAACTACGCCACTGAGAACCGCCGCGACACTGGCTCGTACCGCATCCCCATTGGCCTCCAGTTCGCCTGggccctcatcctcgccggcggtCTCTTCCTGCtccccgagtcgccgcgTTACTTTGTCAAGAAGGGCCGCACCGACAAGGCCGCACATGCCCTCTCGCGCATTCGAGGCCAGCCCGAGGACTCGGAGTACATCCAGGAGGAACTCGCCGAGATTGTCGCCAACCACGAGTACGAGAAGCAGCTCATCCCCTCCGACACCTACTGGTCGTCGTGGGCCGCGTGCTTCTCCGGTGGTCTCCGTCGCCCCAACTCGAACCTCCGTCTCACCATCCTCGGCACCTCGATGCAGATGATGCAGCAGTGGACCGGTGTCAACTTCATCTTCTACTTTGGCACCGTCTTCTTCCAGTCGCTCGGCACCATCAAGAACGCCTTCCTCATCTCGCTCATCACCACCCTCGTCAACGTCTGCTCGACCCCCCTGTCGTTCTGGACCATTGAGCGCTTCGGTCGTCGTCCCCTCCTCATCTGGGGTGCCCTCGGCATGCTTATCTGCGAGTTCATTGTCGGCATCATCGGTACTGCCAAGCCCAACGACACGACTGTCGCAAAGGTCCAGATTGCCTTCATCTGTATCTAcatcttcttcttcgcctcCACCTGGGGTCCCGGCGCTTGGGTCGTCATTGGCGAGATCTTCCCCATCCCCATCCGTTCGCGTGGTGTCGGTCTCTCGACCGCCTCCAACTGGCTCTGGAACTGCATCATCGCCGTCATCACCCCCtacctcgtcggcaaggacaaggccaaCCTCGGCTCCAAGGTCTTCTTCCTCTGGGGCGCTCTCTGCACCTGCTGCTTCGTCTACGCCTACTTCCTCGTGTGGGAGACCAAGGGTCTCACTCTTGAGCAGGTTGACCGCATgatggaggaggtcggcTCGCCCCGCCACTCGGCTGGCTGGAAGCCCTCTGCCCGCTTCGCccacggcctcgccgccgaggagaaggcgatGGCTCCCATGCAGAAGGAGGTCGCTGGTGGCGACTACGCTGGTGCCGGTGCCTACGTgcccggtggcggcgccgcctaA